The Brachyhypopomus gauderio isolate BG-103 chromosome 1, BGAUD_0.2, whole genome shotgun sequence genome includes the window TGCCTTCCCAAACTGCCAGCTTCATCTGCCATTTTCAGTGTGAGGCCTTTGCTGTGATTCTTAAGTCAAAGGGCTCCACTGGGGTCCTCAATCTAAAGGTATCTGTCAGGTTCTCCAAGCCAGAAACCTTCCCAAAGCCAGAGGCCTTCACCAGGCTACACTACAACGTTCCCTTCAGTCCTGCTCCATAAGATAATATTCCTAAAAGAAACTTTAAAGTTTTCCAATGTTTATTGCTAAAttataatacaataaaatatgtCCTATACTTGTAATGCTGTGCCATCAAAACAGTCAGTTCTTTTGTTATGTTCAAGTATTCATATGTATTAAGGAATTAATGTTTTGAGGGCTGTAGTACAAGGATGGATTATAGCTCTACATATGTTTAGAATTGTGCACGTTATCAAACTATTGCAAAAACGATTTCTGAAATGTACTGTTTAGGTGAAAATGTTGGCGCAGACACTACTGAGACTTCTGTTGCTGGCAATAATGGTAGGATTTTTGATGTTCACTCTATTTTATTTGTGCATGTTTATTTCTTAATGACTGTTTAAAAATCCTATTAAACTgtattaattatttataatagaGCTCGTCAGAAAAAGGAAAAGGGCCTACACAAAGAAGCCTTGGACCACCACGGATGTCAAAGCCGTCATGACACATTTTGGGCGGCACACCAGGAATGGGAAGTTAGCTTCTTTAATAGAATGTGATGCTTGCAGAAAGGCAGAACACCCAATTCTGGAGACACGGACAGTTCAAAATATTAGAGATTTTGTACGTAACAAGGGATTATATTACAAGGGTGCTCCACTTAAATAACTCACTATCTGCTGTAGGTGCCTTTAATAAGGCTTTATGagtatgtacagttgtgatcaaatttattcaacccccactgaaataaagtgttttggccagtttgacattgattttgatcatttcagtcatcttatttacaattatatcaaagaggcacttataaattagacaaacataacataatatttatgatggaataaccacaaatgtctttactgtgctcacatcattatcagttttattcaaccccctagtgacattattttttagtacttagtacaacatccttttccagttatgacagctttcaagcgtgaagcatagcttgacacaagtgtcttgcagcgacctatgggtatcttagcccattcttcatgggcaaaagcctccagttcagtcacattcttaggcttgcgcactgcaactgccttctttaggtcccaccagaggttctcaattggatttaagtctggtaattgcgatggccactctagaatgttccagcctttcatgttcaaccatgctctagtggacttggatgtgtgcttcggatcattgtcctgttggaaggtccaacgtctcccaagctgcaggtttgtgactgactccatcacattttcctccaagatctcctggtactgaagggaattcatggtaccctgcacacgttgaagctttcctgtaccattagaagcaaaacagccccaaagcataattgaccccctgcCGTGCTTCACAGTagacaaggtgttcttttgttcataagcctggttcttcctcctccaaacatagcgctggtccattgtcccaaacagttctaatttagtttcatctgaccacagtacactgttccaaaacctttgtggcttgtccacatgacttttggcatactgcagtcgacttttcttgttctttggagtcagcaagggggtgcgtctgggcgttctggcatggaggtcttcgttatgcagtgcgcgccttattgtctgagctgaaacttcagtgcccacatctgacaggtcttttttcagttccttagcagtcacgcggggatttttctccacattacgcttcaggtagcgcacagcagtcgcggtcaggatcttctttctgccacgaccaggtaacgtttccactgtgccctttaacttgaacttgcgaatgatacttccgatagtgtctcttggaatatttaacaacttcgcaatctttttatatccattgccattcttgtgaagagcaataacctcttctcttgtcttctgggaccattctcttgccttcaccatgcttggaaacacaccagtagatgtctagaaggagctgagtatcacagtccttttaaatctgcctaattggtgcttatcatgcttgattgctgctcgttgacatccacagatgttttcaatacctgatggaaaacactggaatgaacctctgttcttaggagtggtagtcgtaaaggggttgaataattgtgtcaatgaagaaatcacaaaaaggccatttaatactttatgacaaaaaaaattgatgctatcttagttgcatttagttctttaacaagtccttgtaagatttcattatgaacacaattacaaatgtgcactgaattccataaaacccttcgcagcattgggggttgaataaatttgatcacaactgtacatcacTATGCATTGTAGGTTCTTTTCATTTATAGGACCTTATGAGTTTTTACACCCCCATTTTTAAATAGGGCGTTCTGAGTTTGTAGTTTGCTTTAAAGAGGACCATATGAGCTTGTAATGTTCTGTAGGTTCTTGGAAGGGCCTTATAAGCTTGTACTTGACATTTGGAGTCTTTTCTTTTGTAAGGGCTCTCAAGAAGTCATACTTGGTGGTTCTTAAACTGGAGCCTTGAGTTATACTGATAGCAGACTTTTATAGTTGTGATTTATattgtacagtggggaaaataagtatttagtcaccaattgtgcaagttctcccacttaaaaagatgagagaggctggtaattgacatcataggtagacctcaactatgagcgacaaaatgtgaaaaaaaaattgagaaaatcattttgtctgacttttaaagaatttatttgcaaataatggtggaaaataagtatttggtcaataacaaaagttcatctcaatactttgttgtatatcctctgttggcaatgacagaggtcaaacgttttctgtaagtcttcacaaggttggcacacactgttgctggtatgttggcccattcctccatgcagatctcctctagagcagtgatgttttggggctgtcggcgggcaacacggacttttaactccctctaaaggttttcgatggggttgagatcgggagactggctaggccactccaggactttgaaatgcttcttatgaagccactcctttgttgccctggcagtgtgcttgggatcattgtcgtgctgaaagacccagccacgtttcatcttcattgcccttgctgatggaaggaggtttgcacccaaaatctcacaatacatggccccattcattctttcatgtacacggaccagtcgtccctttgcagagaaacagccccaaagcatgatgttgccacccccatgcttgacagttggtatggtgttctttggatgcaactcagcattcactgtcctccaaacacgacgagttgtgtttttaccaaatagttctactttggtttcatctgaccatatgacattctcccaatactcttctggaacatccaaacgctctctagcaaacttcagacgtgcctggatatgaactggcttaagcaggggggcACGTCtagcactgcaagatctgagtccctggcgtcgtagtgtgttgctgatggtagcctttgtaacgttggtcccagctttctgcaggtcattcactagatccccccttgtggttctgggatttttccttatcgttcttgtgatcattttgaccccacgggctgagatcttgcgtggagccccagatcgagggagattagtagtggtcttgtaggtcttccattttctgattattgctcccacagtagatttcttcacaccaagctgcttgcctattgcagattcagtcttcccagcctggtgcaggtctacaattcggtttctggtgtcctccgacagctcttttgtcttcaccatagtggagtttggagtgtgactgtttgaggttgtgggcaggtgtcttttatactgttaacgacttcaaacaggtgccattattacaggtaatgagtgggggaaagaggagcctcttaaaaaagaagttacaggtctgtgacagccagaaatcttgcttgtttgtaggtgatcaaatacttattttccaccattatttgcaaataaattatttaaaagtcaaacaagattttctcaattttttttcacattttgtctctcatagctgaggtctacctatgatgtcaattacaggcctctctcatctttttaagtgggagaacttgcacaattggtgactgactaaatacttattttccccactgtatctaGTAAATGTTATGTTCTGTGGGTTCTTGGAAGGGCCTTATGAGCTTGTACTTGACATTTGgagtcttttcttttttaaggGCTCTCGAGAAGTCATACTTAGTGGTTCTTAAACTGGAGCCTTGAGTTATACTGATAGCAGACTTTTATAGTTGTTGTGATTGTATTGTATATAGTAAATGTAATGTTCTGTAGGTTCTTGGAAGGGCCTCGTGAGCTTGTACTTGATATTTGGAGTCTTCTTTTGTAAGGGTTCTCGAGAAGTCATACTTAGTGTTCTTAAACTGGAGCCTTGAGTTATACTGATATACAGTTAGGGAGCCACTGTCGAagtgtttttctgttttgtttatttccaGGTTAGTATTTCAAGTTAGTTGTTGGATTGGCATTACGTTCTGGTATGCTGTcatacatttttttatgttGCATGCTAGAtggcattttttaaatgttttataccactgtataattaaattttttttaagattttaaagattttttgaagatgtttttaaagaaTTTTCAAAAGATTTGTAAGCCAGGGTAAAAGTATTCATATGTATTAAGGAATCAATGTGCTGCAGGGcaaaaagttaaatattgaaattgtaAAAACTGACTTTGTAATACACTCTCATAAACTTTTACATGTAAATCTGTTCacaaataaatgttttctcaaatataaaatgtttttccatgtgttttaaatagttgagataaacaatattttaatgcatggattttattttatttttttattaagttACATATGATATTAAGTAATTTTATTAATTGCAATACAAAGGGGAGACTTAAAAAGAACATTAAAATATGATATAGGAATTTATAAGTAACaaattaataagtaaataatttaCTGACAAGATTTTTACTTGTATTATCAACATACTTTTGATTAAAAAGAATGATTCCATAGTACAGTCCTAGTAAACCATATATGACCTTGTAATCCACCTTCAGGTTTGTGTTAGTGTATTTTATATAAACAGTCCTAGTAAACCATGTTGTCCTGGTAATCCACCTtcaagtttgtgtttgtgtgttttatgtaaaCAGTCCTAGTAAACATGTGTGTCCCTGCAAACCATGTTTTGTTGTGTCCCCTCAAACCTGTAAAAAGTCAGATGCTCAGTTCACATGATTTTATTATCCACAAACAAAATTTTAAGTGGGATGTATCTTAATGGATCCAAACTGAATTATTTGACATATATATTTCATTGATAGGGTATGAGGAAAGCAGTGTCCTCCTAAACCATGGTGGTTGCATGCTGTCCTCATAAACACTGtatacctgtatgtgtgtgtgtgtgtgtgtgtggtgtgtgtgtgtgtgtgtgtgtgtgtgtgtgtgtgtgtgtgtgtgtgtgtgtgtgtgtgtgtgtgtgtgtgtgatgtgcacGGCGCACCATGCCAATTGCATTCTGTTTCCTTGTACTGAGTAATGAAAATAAAATAGATTAAGGTGATGTTATAATATGGATCATATAATCAAATGCTGGTATTATTCTAGTAGGGATCATATCAACATATGTTGTTAATGATCTTTGTTGCATTACCTGGGTTGTCCATCAGCAGTGACAGAAGGCTTTGAGCAGTGGCAAATTTGTTTGGGATTACAtttgtttaaattaaatattaagATACATTCAAAGTAACATGTATGTcatttttacattatatttactgTTTAAAACTTTTAAACCTAGttctaaaaacaaaacaattaccTATTGCCTACCTGTTGTACATGACAGTTACAGTTGTTGCACACATAAATACTAACGTTGCACACATAAATAATATTCTAATCTAAATTACTTATTGCTCATACATGTTTTCTGATCAAATATCCTTTATGTGTATCTCCTACAGGGACAAACCCAAGGAGAACTAGGAGAACATTACCTGATCAAGATGGGTCAGGCCAAACCTTCAGCCCTCCATCCGTTCACACTAACTCTTGCCATCTTGATCATGGATTTGTTCCAAGAGCTGCAGAAGGTTGCTGCTGGAGGCTCGATGTTGGACGAAAGCTCACCCAATAAATCAGCAGCATGCACTGGGAGTTACGAGTGTAAAGAGGGAGTGGTCCTGCCGATATGGAAGCCAGAAAACCCGGTGTTTGGGGACAAGCTGGCTAGAGCTACAGTCTATTTCGTTGGGTTGTTCTATATGTTTCTAGGGGTGTCCATAATTGCAGACCGTTTTATGGCGTCCATTGAAGTCATCACATCACAAGAGAAAGAAATCACCATCAAGAAGCCTAACGGcgagaccaccaccaccactgtccGCATCTGGAATGAAACCGTGTCGAATCTGACCCTTATGGCTTTGGGGTCGTCTGCCCCAGAGATCTTGCTCTCGGTGGTAGAAGTGTGTGGACATAACTTTGACGCGGGTGAGCTGGGGCCAAACACCATTGTTGGCAGTGCAGCGTTTAACATGTTTGTCATCATTGGCCTGTGCGTCTCTGTTATCCCGAATGGGGACCATCGCAAGGTGAAGCACCTGAGAGTGTTTTTCGTCACTGCCTCTTGGAGTATTTTTGCATACACTTGGCTATACATGATCTTGGCAATTATTTCTCCTGGagttgtggaggtgtgggaggggctcctCACTCTTTTCTTCTTCCCCATATGTGTCTTGTTTGCGTGGGTGGCTGATCGTAGACTTCTGTTCTACAAATATGTGTCTAAAAGGTACAGAGTTGGGAAACAGCGGGGAATGATAATCGAAACTGAGGGAGAGCCAGAGGTCCAGACAAAGGCAGACATCGAAATGGATGGACAGATGATCTGCTCACATGCGGAGGAGTTCCTGGATGGAGCTGTGGAAACTGGAGTTAAAGTCATGGATGAGGAAGAAGCCAGGAGAGAGATGGCGAGAATTTTAAAGGAACTGAAACAAAAACACCCAGAAAAGGAGATGGAGCAGTTGATTGAGCTCGCTAACTATCAGGTCCTCAGCCAACAACAGAAGAGCCGAGCTTTCTATCGCTGCCAAGCAACCAGGCTCATGACTGGCGCGGGTAACATCCTGAAGAAGCATGCAGCGGACCAGGCTCGGAGAGTAGTGGGCATCCATGAACTTCATTCAGAGGTTTCAGAGAACGATCtttcctccaagatcttttTTGACCCAGGCACATATCAGTGTTTGGAGAACTGTGGATCGGTGGCTTTGAACGTTGTACGACGTGGTGGCGATCTAACCAGCACCGTCTGTGTGAACTACCGCACCGAAGATGGTACTGCCAATGCAGGCTCCGACTACCACTTCGCCGAAGGTGTCATCGTTTTCAAACCGGGCGAGACCGAGAAGGAAATCCACGTGGACATCATCGATGATGACATTTTTGAGGAAGATGAGCACTTTCTGGTCCATCTCAGTAACGTCAGGGTGTTGTCTGAGGAACTAGACCATAAGAACTCGGTCATCAATCATGTAGACTGCCTGCCAGGACTGGGGCTTCCGTCCACAGCTATGGTGACCATTTTTGATGATGACCACGCTGGAATCTTTATGTTTGAGGAGCCTGTGGTTCATGTGAGCGAGAGTATCGGCATGATGGAGGTAAAGGTGGTGCGGACGTCAGGAGCTCGAGGTGTCGTGGTGGTGCCCTACAAAACTATCGAGGGGACGGccaaaggaggaggagaagactTTGAAGATGCCTACGGTGTCCTGGAGTTCCAGAATGATGAGATCTCGTGAGTATTGTTTCTCTACatattactgtttttttttttgttttgtattttctttttaaCCATATTAAAAGATTTTCAATCTAAGAAAGTAGTGCAGTGGAAATAATGCAGTTCTCAGCCAAATGCAGTTTTCAGCCTTTTCAGATGAGAATATTACTGTTTCAGCTATCCAGTGTGAAACTACTGTTAACTCATTTCATCTCACTGACTTGATTTTCATCTTACAGTTTCCTGTGATGTAGTATTGCCTTGAATGTGTCTGCTTCCCCCAGTTCTCAAACTTCATGATATTCTCTTAACCACCCCCAGTTCTCATACTTCATGATACTCTCTTAACCACCCCCAGTTCTCATACTTCATGATATTCTCTTAACCACCCCCAGTTCTCATACTTCATGATACTCTCAACTCTGCTTTCACTCTTATAGCTTGCTTTAACGTTCCTGAATAGCGTCTCTTTAGATACTTACCACAATGTCTCCGGATGCATCAGTTTGTTAGACCCTAATTTGTTAGCAAAGAATATTATAAGAGAGGAAGACCTCTAACCTTGGCTTGTTATTGTAGCGCTGGGCACGAGGCGATTAGAAGCAGGCCTTCATCTGGAGAATATCTGTAGAGAAGGCTGATCTTTCTGTAAGAACAGAAGGATCATTATAATTACTGGGAAATGGTTGGATGCTCTCACACTATATAAGCAAGTTAAGGAACACAGTCAGATAACTTGGTTAATAAAAGACCTTTTGTTTCAGTAACCCTCTGTTGATCTCACAGAGCAGGTATGATATGGCTCAtggttattttatatatttcttCCACTGCAACGGAGACTGATGAACAATGACATCAACAATGCATATTGCTAAAGATCATGTGTGAGCTGAAGTGACTCAAAGTCTGAACAAATAGGAATGAGTGAAAACAGTGGAAACAAGTGGTGAGGGAGTTGTTGGGTCTGGACTGAGGTATGTAGCAGCAGGATTCTCCACAGCTGGGGTCTATCAGAACTTAAAAGAAAACTGCCCCTTTTCGAACTGATATCCTTCTTagaagtgtctctctctctctgtctcatctgGAGGGACGAGCTTCAACATTGGCGAGTTGTGAAGGAACGGGAGTCCCTCTCCTCTTATGGGACACATAGCCACACCATTATTTGCAGTCTTGTGACACGGTGAAGTCCAGACATTTTCCATTCGTGGGAGGATATAATGAGTGCAGATAGAACGTGCTGAAGATAAACACTCGGGGATGAGCCCAAGGTTCTCAAACAGCTTGAAATGGAAAAGGTCCTAAGCTACAGCTCGTATTAATCTGATTAATGGTGAAACATACACAAATTTATAGAGGCGAGTGAGCCACTTTGAAGTAAGCGCCCTAGCAAGCTTTGGTGGTGCTCAATGATAAAGTTCCATATATAGACGGTGTACAGGACTACAGGCTGGGCTCTGGATCCTGTTTGGAGAACCCTGTGTAGCTTCTGAGATGGTGCGCTCATAGGACAGTACGCAGAACGACATCATTTATTGACACCATCTGGTTATGTATATCTAAATTGGTTTTGGCAAATTTGCATTATGATTGGCAGGTCTTTTGAGTTTGTGGCAACTGCAGAAATGCACAGTTTAATAAGAAAATAATTATGATTTATGACATCATATACAAATCATAATCATTGCAGATGTTGGATGTTGAATGTTAATGCTTGCAGTTATAGGTCACTTTTCTTTTTATAGCATCTGGCTTTTGCCAAATGCCTTTCACAGCCTGATTCACAAAGAGCATCGTCACTACAGGCTGATATTACCCAGTGCTGGGGTGTCGCTGGGGAAttccccctgtcccagtgtCATGCAAATAATGTCATGTGGCCAGTGTACTCAACTCCTGCTGGTTTCAGGAAAGCTGGACAGAACTTCCTGTGGCAGATGTACTGCAGATATGGACCATTGTAATATGACATTAACACTGATTCACCACTTATTAGCTTTATCAGAAAGACTTTACATTACACTGCCCTGACTGAGATGGTTCTGTTCACGGCTGTGTGCTGTTGATATACGGTGTGCATTCTTCAACCATTCAGAAATGTTAACCAACTTAAGGAAGTGCGAAGGGTGTGAGTTGAGCAAAAGCTTCACATtacacaggacacacagacacaagagCTGAACGTTTTTAATAGTGTCAGAAGTCAAACTTAAAGAATTCATGAATTCTTACTCAGGTTTGTGCTTGAACAGACATTAATTACCTGGGAACGAACACAAAACCGACCATGAAAGACCACTAGCCGAAACTGAAGAAAGTCAAACTGACAGGAGCTTCGGTCAAAGACACCCAACAGGCTCATAAAGAGACGAATATAATAATGTAACTACCTCAGCATGGTGTGGCAAAtgagacacaacacacaccagctgAGGGGTGTGTGACAACAAACCAAACCAGAGAACATGTGAAGCAGAACATGAAAACATAAACAAGAAGCCACATGCAATGCCAAAGCCTGTTAGCGGAGGCTGTATTAGGGGCAGGGGTTCGGCGGGGTCTGTGGGTTCTTTTACTCTTTGGCTTAAAATATACACACTTTATGAGCTCAAAGTAGCTACTTTAGACAAATGCAGTTGGGTTTAATCTATCCTAAAGCGTTTACAACTTAGTAAAGTATGAAGACTGAACATGGGGCATTAGAGTAATGGTAAATTTATATTCAGTTACTTTTCAGCCCTGCACATTCCTTAAAGCTGTCAGGATGAGTGAAGGGGGAGAAGACGTGGTTCGTTTTTCTGAACTTGTGGACACGCTGTGCGTAACGTGCAGTGCGATGCGGAAGGATACAAGTGTGAGAGTGAGCTGTGTTTACTGAAGGTAACTACAAAATTATAGCTGCTGTCAGACTCCACGGTCAGTGAGTTGGTAGACAGATATATGACCCCAGATAACAAGCGCACAGCTTGCCAACAGGAAAACTAGTAACATAAAACTAAACAAGGAAAGACAATGAAAGGAAAAGCCAGTAAAGACTGACAAACGAAGACAGGAAGACAAAAAAGACTTGGGAGTAACTGAACATGAAACAGAGACTAAAACAAAATGGACACGAACAAAGCCATAAGGTGTAAGTGCCATGGGAAACTGTGCTTGGACGGAGAATATTCCCCCATGAAAACCCCTGGACATTTTTCATAGGAGTCACTTTTAGGAACACTAAAAGTCTTGGGGTGGAACACTAAAACCAAAGGCCATAACTGAATTTCAGTAATTCAGCAAGTTAAAAACAAAGAATTCATTATCGGTTGAAATGTACAGAACTTAATGTAATTTATCAGACATGTTATGTAAATTCTCCAAGTGGACCACTGGGTTGTCAGCATTTGTGTAAGGATTACTGTGAATGTTACAGCCCCCCGTGACAGTGCCCCTGCAAATGATGTTTTCACAGAGACAGATGTGCATGACTGATTGAACTCAGTATTCATTTGCAGTAGTAAAACATATAATCACTTAGGAAACAACATTAACACATATAATCCCTTAGAAGATCACATTAACACATATAATGCCTAAGGataccacatcaacacacataaTCACACTGACTGTTTGAATAGATAATTCCTACTGAGACCTAATGTATGTTATAATGTGTGCTtttgaaaaaatgttttaaaaatgcaTTATTATTGTAAGAGAACACAGGGTCTCACCAGGTCATCTCCATCATGGCTGGAATGCCAAGGTATCTTGTCGCACTGGATAAAAGCAtttgctaaatgccctaaatgtaaatgtaatccaAAACTTTAAGAAATGGTTTTTTcctagaatatttaaaactcagacatgtgaattttattagcatataagaagaacaataataaaataaagatttaGCTTTAGTATGTTGCCCAAAAGTTCTCTGAAGTACATACCCAGTCAGCACATTATAATTGAATTAACGTATTTATTTCCAATCTGAGGATGGGGTCAGGGGACTGCTCCATGACTGCTGTTGTCCTGAACATATGAGGCCTTGTTATTCCCTGGGCCTtacttaatacacacacacacacacacacacacacacacacacacacacacacacacacacacacacacacacacacacacacacacacacacacattctgcacATAGGCCTCATTTATCCCTATGATTCACAGTAAAGGAAATAAACACCACTTCAACCCTCTAAATTTCTCTCCATTCAGCTCGAGCTCCTTTTTTTAATCTCCCTCCATTTCTTCATCCCACGCTCCATCTCTCTTTACCTTCATTTCCTTTTCAGTCCCAGGGCAGTCTAGAACGTGGCTGATACTCCAAACTCTGGAGTATGAGCTCATTGCCATGATAGACTCAAGCATGCAATGTTTCATGGCTGTCATAATAAAAGCATAATGAGTTTTCATAATCATTGGTTTGTGTTCTTACTGGGACAGGGAAAAGGGCGTTAAAATGATTAATCCCTCAGCGAATTAAACTGACGTTGTTGCTTAGCAATGGTTGTCTGTTAGGAAACAATACTGCATTGAATTCTATTCCCATAATGCAAATCAAGCTTATTTTTTCAGTGTCTTTAATGTTACAGACAATCACAATGTACAAATCTTATATTTTATCAGGGGTGTGCAGTTAGGCCCTTTGAAAGAAGTGGTAACAAAAAAAAGTTGACAGAAAATCTAtataaacaattttttttataaataaaatgagaTCAAATAAATAACATCAACGTATTCATGCAGGCTACTGTAAATATACGTACTGATTATTTCAGTGTAAGTGTGCTGCTCCTGAAAACTGCTCATTATTGTGACTGCAGAGCATCACAGCTGTGTTACATGCCTATGAGCCCCTTCTGGTGATATTTTGAAGGGTTCTTTAACATAAATCTATAAGCAAAATAACAAGGAATCTGGCCAGTGAAATCCGTGATTTTAACTAAAGGGTGGGTCTGTAGTTTTGTCAGGGTTCTGAAGTAGGGTCTATGGCATTAATAGTAGAACCACACTGTCTATGTACATGGTAGCTAATTTCCAATGGTGATTGCAAGTAAGACAGACATTGTTGTATACCTAACTGAAAAGCCTTTTTCTTACAATCTTACGATAATTCAGAAAGATCAGCTAAGacaatatatatttacatatagaTACGTATATGCAAAGCTCATATCAGACAGCACACATATTATCCTTGAGACTGTACATAAAATTGTGGTTATTTATGGTGAAGAGTAGCAAGCATTGTCAGATATTTTTGTGCTTGGAATACAATTTCTGTCTTCAATTCATTTTAATAACTTACTCATGAA containing:
- the slc8a1a gene encoding sodium/calcium exchanger 1a isoform X6; this translates as MGQAKPSALHPFTLTLAILIMDLFQELQKVAAGGSMLDESSPNKSAACTGSYECKEGVVLPIWKPENPVFGDKLARATVYFVGLFYMFLGVSIIADRFMASIEVITSQEKEITIKKPNGETTTTTVRIWNETVSNLTLMALGSSAPEILLSVVEVCGHNFDAGELGPNTIVGSAAFNMFVIIGLCVSVIPNGDHRKVKHLRVFFVTASWSIFAYTWLYMILAIISPGVVEVWEGLLTLFFFPICVLFAWVADRRLLFYKYVSKRYRVGKQRGMIIETEGEPEVQTKADIEMDGQMICSHAEEFLDGAVETGVKVMDEEEARREMARILKELKQKHPEKEMEQLIELANYQVLSQQQKSRAFYRCQATRLMTGAGNILKKHAADQARRVVGIHELHSEVSENDLSSKIFFDPGTYQCLENCGSVALNVVRRGGDLTSTVCVNYRTEDGTANAGSDYHFAEGVIVFKPGETEKEIHVDIIDDDIFEEDEHFLVHLSNVRVLSEELDHKNSVINHVDCLPGLGLPSTAMVTIFDDDHAGIFMFEEPVVHVSESIGMMEVKVVRTSGARGVVVVPYKTIEGTAKGGGEDFEDAYGVLEFQNDEISKTIEINIIDDEEYEKNKNFFLEIGEPRMVEMSERKGDFVKTGRDVYRKVQGRDKPIPSTIIDITGDGEERTLTKKEEEERRIAEMGRPTLGEHIRLEVIIEESYEFKSTVDKLIKKTNLAILVGTSSWREQFVEAISVSSGEGDDEECGEEKLPSCFDYVMHFLTVFWKILFAFVPPTDYWNGWACFIVCIVVIGLLTAVIGDLASHFGCTIGLKDSVTAVVFVALGTSVPDTFASKVAAIQDQYADASIGNVTGSNAVNVFLGIGVAWSIAAIFHQWNGDTFRVEPGTLAFSVTLFTIFAFVCIAVLMYRRRPEIGGELGGPRTAKLLTSGLFFSLWLIYIVLSSLEAYCIIPGF
- the slc8a1a gene encoding sodium/calcium exchanger 1a isoform X4, with translation MGQAKPSALHPFTLTLAILIMDLFQELQKVAAGGSMLDESSPNKSAACTGSYECKEGVVLPIWKPENPVFGDKLARATVYFVGLFYMFLGVSIIADRFMASIEVITSQEKEITIKKPNGETTTTTVRIWNETVSNLTLMALGSSAPEILLSVVEVCGHNFDAGELGPNTIVGSAAFNMFVIIGLCVSVIPNGDHRKVKHLRVFFVTASWSIFAYTWLYMILAIISPGVVEVWEGLLTLFFFPICVLFAWVADRRLLFYKYVSKRYRVGKQRGMIIETEGEPEVQTKADIEMDGQMICSHAEEFLDGAVETGVKVMDEEEARREMARILKELKQKHPEKEMEQLIELANYQVLSQQQKSRAFYRCQATRLMTGAGNILKKHAADQARRVVGIHELHSEVSENDLSSKIFFDPGTYQCLENCGSVALNVVRRGGDLTSTVCVNYRTEDGTANAGSDYHFAEGVIVFKPGETEKEIHVDIIDDDIFEEDEHFLVHLSNVRVLSEELDHKNSVINHVDCLPGLGLPSTAMVTIFDDDHAGIFMFEEPVVHVSESIGMMEVKVVRTSGARGVVVVPYKTIEGTAKGGGEDFEDAYGVLEFQNDEISKTIRVKIVDHDEYDKEANFYVELQDPEWRRRGWTGDFVKTDKQLFGRDVYRKVQGRDKPIPSTIIDITGDGEERTLTKKEEEERRIAEMGRPTLGEHIRLEVIIEESYEFKSTVDKLIKKTNLAILVGTSSWREQFVEAISVSSGEGDDEECGEEKLPSCFDYVMHFLTVFWKILFAFVPPTDYWNGWACFIVCIVVIGLLTAVIGDLASHFGCTIGLKDSVTAVVFVALGTSVPDTFASKVAAIQDQYADASIGNVTGSNAVNVFLGIGVAWSIAAIFHQWNGDTFRVEPGTLAFSVTLFTIFAFVCIAVLMYRRRPEIGGELGGPRTAKLLTSGLFFSLWLIYIVLSSLEAYCIIPGF